A DNA window from Castanea sativa cultivar Marrone di Chiusa Pesio chromosome 7, ASM4071231v1 contains the following coding sequences:
- the LOC142642621 gene encoding uncharacterized protein LOC142642621 has product MSLLGILNFAFKFLDVLTLWYFFALGYPLCASIRAIENNSSSDTQKLVTYWIAFSLISLFENTFLMLLERLWFWPHMKLMIICWLVVPHFNGSFYVYNHLVRPCLSINPLSVIDEFNKWKEFLLKRDHFLSEAERYINENGPEALEELIATKIKSKKPNHDMDKIKAIAVMEKKEVEWSNCKEPNIEQKGNRVVEVTEKKEVPAAKCVVSAEPNSDQTENKISASKEIKGPAEAVATARELPDSPIPKEVRKEWTCDICQLTTQSEKNLNSHLQGKKHKAAYEAFIAKNQPNMVPASTATKTEQPVEEPEKIISTNGVQITTTNHEEKQQCQPKSVLASTTKKSDQLTKEERERVSYSVPEEKKEVVSVKESTLRCNICNISCTGEKNLVSHFNGRKHLAQIKLLSEQFFGGGHV; this is encoded by the exons ATGAGTCTATTGGGTATTCTCAATTTCGCATTCAAATTCCTTGATGTCCTTACATTATG GTATTTCTTTGCTTTGGGGTATCCTCT ATGTGCTTCCATCCGGGCAATTGAGAACAATTCAAGTTCGGACACTCAAAAGTTGGTCACATATTGGATTGCCTTCTCTTTGATTTCACTCTTTGAGAATACTTTCTTGATGCTTCTGGAAAG ATTATGGTTTTGGCCTCACATGAAGCTAATGATCATCTGCTGGCTGGTTGTACCTCACTTCAATGGTTCCTTTTATGTCTATAATCACCTTGTTCGTCCATGCCTCTCCATAAACCCATTATCAGTCATTGATGAATTCAATAAGTGGAAGGAATTCTTACTTAAGAGAGACCACTTTCTATCTGAGGCAGAGAGATATATAAATGAGAACGGACCTGAAGCTCTAGAGGAGCTCATTGCTACCAAG attAAAAGTAAAAAGCCTAATCATGACATGGACAAGATCAAAGCTATTGCAGTTatggagaagaaagaagtagAGTGG TCAAATTGCAAAGAGCCTAACATTGAGCAGAAAGGCAATAGAGTTGTGGAAGTAACAGAGAAAAAGGAAGTGCCTGCAGCCAAATGT GTAGTTTCAGCAGAGCCTAACTCTGATCAAACTGAGAACAAAATATCAGCCAGTAAGGAGATTAAAGGACCAGCAGAGGCAGTTGCAACGGCTAGAGAGCTTCCTGATTCACCCATACCTAAGGAAGTCCGAAAGGAGTGGACTTGTGATATATGTCAACTAACTACTCAAAGTGAGAAAAACTTGAATTCACACCTTCAAGGAAAGAAACACAAGGCTGCTTATGAGGcattcatagcaaagaaccagcCAAATATGGTCCCAGCATCAACTGCAACGAAAACTGAGCAGCCAGTTGAGGAGCCGGAAAAGATTATATCCACCAATGGAGTACAGATAACTACTACAAATCATGAAGAAAAACAGCAATGCCAGCCAAAGAGTGTTTTGGCTTCAACCACAAAGAAATCTGATCAGCTCACAAAAGAGGAGCGAGAAAGAGTTTCATACAGTGTACcagaagagaagaaagaagtcGTTAGTGTGAAAGAATCCACTTTAAGGTGCAACATTTGTAATATAAGCTGCACTGGGGAAAAAAACTTGGTTTCTCACTTTAATGGGAGGAAGCACTTGGCTCAGATTAAGTTActcagtgaacaattttttggTGGTGGACATGTCTGA
- the LOC142644125 gene encoding uncharacterized protein LOC142644125, with product MVDGRMLDSNFLAQELHKYVLEDHTYKIKDLQNLMKERSINGDTPSTIIFKYVFWAFAPSIVGFAHCRLVISIDGTHLYGKYKGKLLIAMATDANNEIFLLAFMVVDDETGASWGCFLSCLRTAIQHVVLDSGICMISNRHKAIISSIEQWPHNYVSVYHRYCIRHVASNFNTQFKDPFLKSFALKVGYATQACKLDKRLDYLKEAELKFSKDPSTEKKKPYLYLMKEGLETWTLSHDRGRRYGVMTTNMLECFNGVLKDARELPISALVDYIWCKLVAYFYNRRTKILGDIAHGQLHPHPQGLS from the exons ATGGTAGATGGTAGAATGCTGGATTCAAATTTTCTTGCTCAAGAACTTCATAAATATGTACTTGAAGATCACACTTACAAAATAAAGGATCTCCAAAACCTAATGAAGGAAAG GTCAATCAATGGGGACACACCAAGTACTATTATATTCAAGTATGTGTTCTGGGCTTTTGCTCCTTCCATTGTTGGATTCGCACATTGTAGGCTAGTAATTagtattgatgggactcatctttatggaaaatataaaggaaaGTTGTTAATTGCAATGGCCACTGATGCTAACAATGAGATTTTTCTGCTTGCCTTTATGGTTGTGGATGATGAGACAGGGGCTAGTTGGGGATGTTTTTTATCTTGCTTGCGAACAGCGATACAACATGTGGTACTCGATTCTGGCATTTGCATGATATCTAACCGACATAAAGCTATCATATCTTCCATTGAACAGTGGCCCCATAATTATGTATCGGTATATCATCGATATTGCATtagacatgttgctagcaacttcaacactcAATTTAAGGACCCATTCTTAAAGTCTTTTGCCTTGAAAGTAGGATACGCTACTCAAGCTTGCAAACTTGATAAAAGATTGGATTACCTTAAGGAAGCTGAACTCAAGTTTAGTAAGGATCCTAGcacagagaaaaagaagccGTACTTATATCTAATGAAGGAGGGTTTGGAGACGTGGACACTGTCACATGATCGTGGACGCCGTTATGGGGTAATGACTACCAATATGTTGGAGTGCTTCAATGGAGTTCTAAAAGATGCACGTGAACTACCAATATCTGCATTGGTTGACTACATTTGGTGCAAACTTGTCGCCTATTTCTATAATCGGCGCACTAAAATATTGGGTGATATTGCACATGGTCAACTTCATCCACATCCTCAAGGGCTTTCTTGA
- the LOC142644126 gene encoding uncharacterized protein LOC142644126: MESDVLECIQNMKLTTEEDEVMSIRSVRREKFLEEFSLSLIGRFLTSKQINLRAAKNLLRNMWKLGDDMKIIEVGEGLLVFKFLMESQLQWVWNNGPWCFDNLLLALQRWEKGMSVKSVTFLKQPFWIQVWGLPFDLINEEVGSDIGRSIGELVERPTQ; encoded by the coding sequence ATGGAATCTGACGTGTTGGAATGTATACAGAACATGAAACTCACTACGGAGGAAGACGAGGTTATGTCAATCCGATCAGTGAGGAGAGAAAAATTTTTGGAGGAATTCTCCCTAAGCCTCATAGGGAGATTTCTCACATCGAAGCAAATCAATTTACGCGCTGCAAAAAACTTGCTGCGGAATATGTGGAAGCTAGGTGACGATATGAAGATAATTGAAGTGGGAGAAGGGCTTTTAGTGTTCAAATTCTTGATGGAAAGCCAACTGCAGTGGGTTTGGAACAACGGACCTTGGTGTTTTGACAACCTTCTCTTGGCTTTGCAAAGATGGGAAAAAGGGATGTCCGTCAAGTCCGTAACATTCTTGAAACAACCATTTTGGATTCAAGTGTGGGGTCTGCCGTTTGATCTCATTAATGAAGAGGTTGGAAGTGACATTGGTAGGAGTATAGGTGAGTTGGTGGAACGTCCCACTCAATAA